The Roseovarius sp. EL26 genome contains the following window.
TCGGGTTACAAAAGCCTTTGAAATGTGGGCTTTCAGTGCTGTCGCTGCAGTATCAGCATCGTGGCTTTCGAGCGCGCTGACAATGGCGTCATGTTCATCCAACGCATCCTTGTCCCTACCTTCGGCAGCAAGCGATGTGATCGCCATCAAAGCCATCGAGCGATGCACCAGATCCAGCTGCTGCACCAGAAACCGGTTGTGCGAGGCCAGATGTATCTGCTTATGAAACCGCCGGTTGGCTTTGGCCATCGCATCAGGGTTTCCCAACAATGCATGATCACCTTCGACCATGTCCCGCAATACTTTGATCTCTTCATCGGTTGCATGGCGCGCTGCAAGGCGAGCGGCCAAACCTTCCAGCTCGGCTCTCACCACATAAAGCTCTGCCAACTGGTTATGATCCAATGATGCGACGATCAGGCTGCGACCATCACGCGTTAACAGTGATTGTGTTTCAAGCCGTTGAAGGGCTTCTCGGATTGGGGTTCGTGACACGCCAAAGCG
Protein-coding sequences here:
- a CDS encoding GntR family transcriptional regulator; its protein translation is MKTPSKDAYALILEAIDLGIYKPGDRLVESDLADRFGVSRTPIREALQRLETQSLLTRDGRSLIVASLDHNQLAELYVVRAELEGLAARLAARHATDEEIKVLRDMVEGDHALLGNPDAMAKANRRFHKQIHLASHNRFLVQQLDLVHRSMALMAITSLAAEGRDKDALDEHDAIVSALESHDADTAATALKAHISKAFVTRLKLDSGEVSSVV